ATTATCATCAATTGGTATTGGTTTAATCGTTTGGTTTGGTAGCAAACAAATTATTGGAGGTGCAGTTGCTGGTCCTGGAACCGTAATGGCTTTTGTACAAATGGCACAAATGTTATTTAGACCTTTAAGACAAATTGCAGATAAATTTAACCAATTGCAAATGGGTATTGTATCTGGAGAACGTGTTTTTAAAGTATTAGATACCCAAAGTAGTATTGTTAAAAACGGAACAATTAAAGCCGCAAAATTAAAAGGGAATATTAATTTAAAGGATGTTCGGTTTAGTTATGTTAAGGGAGAAGAGGTTTTAAAAGGAATTTCTTTAGATGTAAAAAGCGGACAAACAGTTGCCATTGTTGGGGCAACAGGAGCAGGGAAATCTACAATTATCAACTTAATAAATCGTTTTTACGAAATTGATAGTGGTACTATTTGTGTTGATGATATTTCTATTGATGAATATAATTTAGAAAGTTTAAGAAATCAAGTTGCGGTGGTTTTACAGGATGTTTTCTTGTTTTCTGATTCAATTTTAAATAACATTACGTTAAAGAATAGTAATATTTCTTTTGATGAAGTAGAAAAAGCTGCAAAACAAATAGGTATTCATGATTTTATAATGACACTTCCAGGAGGATATCAATACAATGTAAAAGAACGTGGTGCTATGTTGTCTTCTGGCCAACGACAATTAATTGCTTTTTTAAGAGCTTATGTAAGTAAACCAAGTATTTTAATTTTAGATGAAGCTACTTCTTCTGTAGATTCTCATGCAGAGCAAATGATTCAGTTTGCAACAGAAACCATCACAAAAGGAAGAACTTCTATTGTAATTGCACATCGTTTAGCAACTATAAAACAAGCAGATAAAATTATTGTAATGGATAAAGGCCTTATTGTAGAAGAGGGAACTCATAATGAGTTGTTAGACAGGGAGGAAGGATACTATAAAAATTTGTACGATAAACAATTTAGTTTAGAAAAAGCTTCTTAAAATCATTTTTTTTGATATACATTTGTAGTTCAAACAAACAAATCAAAAAAAATGAAAAAAATCGTATTATCATTATTAGTTGTTGGTTCTTTATTAGCAACGTCTTGTAAAGAAGCAAAAAAAGGAGCAACTGACTTAAAAGATGCAACAGTAGAAACAGCAGGTAAAGCTGCAGACGCAACAACGGAAGCTGCTGGTGCAGTTGCTGAAGGAGCAAAAGAAGCGGCAGGTACTGTTGCTGAAGGAGCAACTGATGCTGCAAATGCAGTTGTAGAAGGTGCTGAAAACGCTGTTGAAGGAGTAAAAGATGCTGTTTCTGACGCAAAAGATTCTGCTTTAGCAGGAATTACAATTCCAAGTTTCTCTAACGAGGCTGTAACAAAAAACTTAACTGAATATGCTGCTTATGCAAAAGATTACATCGCTGCAAATGGTAATTTAGCTAAGATTTCTGCATTAGCGCCTAAAGGTGCTGCTTTATTAGCAAAAGGTAAAGAATTAGCTTCTAAGTTAGATGCTAAAGAAATGGCTAAATACAAAAGTGTATTATCTGCTATTCAATCTAAAATGGCTCCTTCTAAATAAGGAAAGTTGTTTTTAAAAATTAAAAAGGTTCTCTATTTAGAGAACCTTTTTTTGTGTGTTATTTAAAAAAATGTAGTACTACATTAAATCTTTTTTAAGTTTTTCATTAAGATCATTATAATCTACATAGAGTACAAAACCTCCGTCTTTTATATAGGATATTTCTCCTGTTTCCTCAGAAACTAACAAACAAACAGCGTCCGTTTTTTCAGAAACACCTATAGCTGCTCTATGTCTTAAACCAAATCTCGAAGGAATTTTAGTACTGTCTGAAACAGGTAAAATAACTCTGGTTGCCACAATATAATTATCTCTAATAATTAAGGCTCCATCGTGTAGTGGACTATTCTTGTAAAAAATACTTTGTAAAATAGCATCATTTACAACAGCATTCATTCTGTCTCCGGTGTTTATTAAAAAATCTAAACTATTGGTGCGTTCTATAACAATTAAAACACCTGTTTTTGTTTTAGATAAATTTTTACAAGATTCTAATATAATTTCGGTATCCACATCAGAACTAATTTCTGTTTGTAAAAATTTTAGTTGTTTTAAAAAACTACGTTTGTTAGTGAAATTTGTGGTACCAATCATTAATAAAAATTTACGTATTTCTTGTTGAAATACAATAATTAAGGCAATAACTCCTCCAGAAAGTAAATAGCCTAAAATACCACTTAACATTTCCATTTTTAAGGCTTGCGTAATTTTCCAGATTAAGAAAATAAACGCAATACCAATAACAATGTTAATGGCAACGGTACCTTTTAATAATTTATATATGTAATAGAGTAGTGTTGCAACTAATAAAATGTCTAACACATCTAATAAAGAAAATTCAATAAAATCGAACATGAATATTGACTGATTTTAGGCTAAAGTACTAATAAATTAGCAGAATTCAATATCAGATATTAATTTCTGCGTCCGATAATAATAGTGGGTATTTCTCTCGAATCAATTTTATTTTTTCTAGAATATTTTTATCGTTGTTGTTAGATTTGCTTAAGTGGTTTAATAAGCTTTCATAATTTCTGTTGTATAATTTAACAGCCAATTTATTTCTTAAATGTGTGTATGCAGAATTTAAAATATCTAGGGTAGAAATATAAGTTTCGTAATTTGTTAACCGATCTGTTTTTATTGATATAATTGCCTTTGATGGATGGTCTGATGATGATTTATCTCTCTTGCCGTTACACCAATCACAGTTGTTTTTGTTGATGTCTAGTCCGCCGCCATTATCTATAAAGTTGATGGCAATTTGTTTTAGTTCTTTTAATTGAATTATTTTTCCGTCTACAAATAACTGGTTGTTTTTGTTGATGTTTACTTCTAAGATATTCCTTTCATTAATGTCTAAATCTGTGGGGTTTTCTTGTTTCTGCGGAATTTTTCTTGATATACCAGCATCAACACTCATTGTGGTGGTTACTAAAAAAAAGATTAATAATAAAAATGCGATGTCTGCCATAGAGCCAGCGTTAATTTCTGGCGATTCTTTTCTGCTCATAATTTCTAGTTTTTAAAAGTTAATAAATGGGTTTCAGTCCGAATTATTTCGAATTGATTTATTAAAGTTTGACTAGTTGAGTTTTGGCGTTAACATTTCTTTAACAAAAAGAATGCCATAAAAAAGTAAGAGTTGTCATTGCGAAGGAAGAATGAGGAAGAATCTGAGATTTCTCAATCGCTAAAAAGCGCTCATTTAGAAATGACAGCATTAAAGTTAATTGACAAGTTTTAGCCCTGATTGAAATGGCATCCTTTTTTTTAAAACTGCGTCATTGCGAGGAACGAAGCAATCTGTTAATTAATAATGAGATTGCCACAGTTTACAAAAAAGTAAACTTCGCAATGACACGCTACTTTTAGTTTTGGGAGCTTGTTTGCAAACAAGTATAGCCCAGATTGAACGGTTTGTTTGAGCTCTTTTTTACTGTCAGTTCGAGTGAATTTTGAAGAATGAAAAATTTGTATCGAGAACTAGCAGTAAAAAAAGCGAGTAGTGAAAGCTGGAAATAGCTTCTAAAAATTATTAATTGTTAGTTTGATGAAATATTTCTTGGTTCCTCGCAATTACGATTAACGGATCTGATTTACAATTTTTACAGCTTCTACAGCTTCTTTTACATCGTGAACACGTAAAATATTTGCGCCATTTAACAACGCAATGGTGTTTGCAGAAGTAGTAGCATTTAGGGCTTCTTGGGCAGAAATATCTAAGGTTTTGTACAACATAGATTTACGAGAAATTCCTGCTAAAATGGGTGCATCTAAACTTTTAAAAAGTTCTAAATTCTTTAAGATTTCAAAATTATGAGCGTTGGTTTTTCCAAATCCGAAACCAATATCTATAATAATGTCATTTAATTTAAGTTGATGTAATTTGTGTATTTGTTCGGCAAAAAAGGAGATAATTTCTTTGGTTACGTCTGTGTAAACAGGGTTTTTCTGCATGTTTTGTGGAGTACCTAACATGTGCATTAAAATATAAGGAACTTGCAAGTTGGCAACGGTTGCAAACATATTTTCATCCATTTTTCCGCCAGAAATATCATTTACAATTGCTGCACCTGCATTTATGGTTTCTTGTGCTATTTTGCTTCTAAAAGTATCTACAGAAATAATAATTTCAGGGAAATTTTGTACCAATAAATTGATAACAGGCACAATTCTTTGCAGTTCTTCTGCTTCGGAAATATGTTTTGCGCCAGGTCTAGAAGAATACGCGCCAACATCTATAAAAGTGGCGCCATCTAAAAGCATTTTTTCTACTTGAGAAAGAATGTCTGCTTCGTTTTTATATTTACCACCGTCAAAGAAAGAATCTGGTGTTACATTTAAAATTCCCATTACTTTTGGAGATGCTAAATCTACTAAAGTACCTTTGCAATTTATAGTCATGTTAACTTACTACTTTATTAATTACGTGGCTAATTTTTGGCGCTTGGTAAGCGTTCATTTTTTGCATTAAATCTTCTACAGAAGTACCAACAATTAACATATCTCTATTGGTTTGTTTTAAGAAACCTTCTGCAACCATTTTATCTAATTGCAGTAAAACAGCATCAAAAAATCCATTTATATTTAAAATACCTACTGGTTTTTGTTCTATGTGTAATTGCCCTAAAGTAAGAGCTTCAAAAAGTTCATCTAGGGTTCCAAAACCACCAGGAAGCGTAATATAACCATCTACTAATTTGCTGATGATTACTTTGCGTTCGCTCATTTTTTTACAAACAATCATTTCTTCTACTTCAGAATGAACAACTTCTTCTTTTTCTAATAATTGAGGAATTACACCAATAACTTCGCCATTATGAGCTAAAATGGCATCGGCAAGCGCGCCCATCATTCCTATTTTTCCGCCACCATAAACCAAGCCAATATTATGCGCTGCAAAATGATTTCCTAATGTAACGGCAAGTTCTTTATAAATAGGGTTAAAGCCTAAGCTTGATCCGCAAAAAACAGCAATTTTTTTCAAAGTATGGGGTTTTAAAATTCTTTTGTAAAAATAAATGAAAAGCATCTAGTATTTAGTATTTTTGAACAAATACTTTTTAACAAGAGAAAATGCAAGATACCTCGAAACAATACGATGCTGTAATAGAAGAATGCAGAAGTTTATTTATAAAAAAAATGAGTGATTACGGTTCTGCGTGGCGTATTTTACGTTTACCATCATTAACAGATCAGATTTTTATTAAAGCACAAAGAATTCGTCAGTTGCAAGAAAATGAAGTTAGAAAGGTTGATGAAGGTGAAAAATCTGAGTTTATTGGAATCATCAATTATTCTATAATGGCGTTAATTCAGTTAGAGAATGGTGTTGTAGCAAACCCCGATTTAAACACAGAAGAAGCAACTATTTTATACGATAAACATGCTAAAATTACTAAAGAATTAATGATGAATAAAAATCATGATTATGGTGAGGCGTGGAGAGATATGCGTGTTTCTAGTTTAACCGATTTAATTTTGCAGAAATTATTACGTGTTAAACAAATAGAAGATAATAAAGGAAAAACGTTGGTGTCTGAAGGCATTGATGCCAATTACCAAGACATGATTAATTATGCCGTTTTTGCAATGATTCATTTGGCGGAGTAAGTTGCAAAGTAAAATAATTTAGTCATTGCGAGGAACGAAGCAATCTATTTAATTGTATCGAAAGGTTTTTATAATAAATTTATGAAAAAACTAGTTTATTTAATAGCTGTTTTGCTTTTTGTGGGTTGTGCTAAGGAAGAAGCTACAACTTATAAAGAAATGAAGTCTGATGAATCTTTGTCAGAATTTTTTACTGATTCTGAATTACAAGATTTAGCTAAAATTGTCGATTTTTTTGAAAGTGAAATTCGTTTAGATAAAAGTAAGCCTAAAGATGAAGCTTATTTTGAATTCAATAAAAATATCATTGAAGAATACCATAAAGAAATAAAAGGGTTTAAAATACCTTTAAATTACAAACTTCAAGAGGAAGTGTATTCGAAAATTGACACTGCTTTTTTTAAAGAAATTTGGGTGCATAAAACTTTTTATGAGGGATTAGATAGTAAAACAGCAATTGTTGATAAAGCTTATGATTTAAATTTATTTGGAAAATATATTTTGTTTCTGAAGAGTTTAAATAATGAAGATGTTTTATTTAGAGACTTTTATAAGATGTTTAGTCTGACTAATGAGAT
The nucleotide sequence above comes from Polaribacter butkevichii. Encoded proteins:
- a CDS encoding TIGR00730 family Rossman fold protein; amino-acid sequence: MKKIAVFCGSSLGFNPIYKELAVTLGNHFAAHNIGLVYGGGKIGMMGALADAILAHNGEVIGVIPQLLEKEEVVHSEVEEMIVCKKMSERKVIISKLVDGYITLPGGFGTLDELFEALTLGQLHIEQKPVGILNINGFFDAVLLQLDKMVAEGFLKQTNRDMLIVGTSVEDLMQKMNAYQAPKISHVINKVVS
- the cdaA gene encoding diadenylate cyclase CdaA; amino-acid sequence: MFDFIEFSLLDVLDILLVATLLYYIYKLLKGTVAINIVIGIAFIFLIWKITQALKMEMLSGILGYLLSGGVIALIIVFQQEIRKFLLMIGTTNFTNKRSFLKQLKFLQTEISSDVDTEIILESCKNLSKTKTGVLIVIERTNSLDFLINTGDRMNAVVNDAILQSIFYKNSPLHDGALIIRDNYIVATRVILPVSDSTKIPSRFGLRHRAAIGVSEKTDAVCLLVSEETGEISYIKDGGFVLYVDYNDLNEKLKKDLM
- a CDS encoding ExbD/TolR family protein; this encodes MSRKESPEINAGSMADIAFLLLIFFLVTTTMSVDAGISRKIPQKQENPTDLDINERNILEVNINKNNQLFVDGKIIQLKELKQIAINFIDNGGGLDINKNNCDWCNGKRDKSSSDHPSKAIISIKTDRLTNYETYISTLDILNSAYTHLRNKLAVKLYNRNYESLLNHLSKSNNNDKNILEKIKLIREKYPLLLSDAEINI
- a CDS encoding DUF1599 domain-containing protein, with protein sequence MQDTSKQYDAVIEECRSLFIKKMSDYGSAWRILRLPSLTDQIFIKAQRIRQLQENEVRKVDEGEKSEFIGIINYSIMALIQLENGVVANPDLNTEEATILYDKHAKITKELMMNKNHDYGEAWRDMRVSSLTDLILQKLLRVKQIEDNKGKTLVSEGIDANYQDMINYAVFAMIHLAE
- a CDS encoding ABC transporter ATP-binding protein; this encodes MANKTGKAFDLQIFLRLMSYAKRYKLNFFIAVSSTILLAFVALLNPFLIKETVDKYITEKDTQGLINNILLMFAVILVEVLLRFTFIYFANWVGQHIIRDIRAKTFRHILQFKMSYFDTNSVGKLVTRVVSDIETIAAFFATGVFTIVSDILQMFAVAALMFFLNWKLALIALAVLPILIYATRVFQQAIKATFQEVRNQVANLNGFVQERVTGMKIVQLFNREKIEYKNFMNINNKHKEAYVKTIWYFSIFFPIAEILSSIGIGLIVWFGSKQIIGGAVAGPGTVMAFVQMAQMLFRPLRQIADKFNQLQMGIVSGERVFKVLDTQSSIVKNGTIKAAKLKGNINLKDVRFSYVKGEEVLKGISLDVKSGQTVAIVGATGAGKSTIINLINRFYEIDSGTICVDDISIDEYNLESLRNQVAVVLQDVFLFSDSILNNITLKNSNISFDEVEKAAKQIGIHDFIMTLPGGYQYNVKERGAMLSSGQRQLIAFLRAYVSKPSILILDEATSSVDSHAEQMIQFATETITKGRTSIVIAHRLATIKQADKIIVMDKGLIVEEGTHNELLDREEGYYKNLYDKQFSLEKAS
- the folP gene encoding dihydropteroate synthase, which translates into the protein MTINCKGTLVDLASPKVMGILNVTPDSFFDGGKYKNEADILSQVEKMLLDGATFIDVGAYSSRPGAKHISEAEELQRIVPVINLLVQNFPEIIISVDTFRSKIAQETINAGAAIVNDISGGKMDENMFATVANLQVPYILMHMLGTPQNMQKNPVYTDVTKEIISFFAEQIHKLHQLKLNDIIIDIGFGFGKTNAHNFEILKNLELFKSLDAPILAGISRKSMLYKTLDISAQEALNATTSANTIALLNGANILRVHDVKEAVEAVKIVNQIR